The following proteins are encoded in a genomic region of Methanoculleus bourgensis MS2:
- a CDS encoding outer membrane protein assembly factor BamB family protein: MQRLLRLLTLTLVIGCVVLFSGAVAQVENAGNMTNQTTGPPTAEGVPPEIMQYAADWPLPNKDYENSRATTEASIDKDNVRDLSIAWTFNITANGTFGGASSNPIIMGDTVFFQDLYANTYALNLADGSVKWEKIYNNTTVTGPNGPAVGWGKVFVAGDPFSIAALNVSSGEELWSTQLINTTPLAGEVIGEGIDIQPTVYDNFVYTSTVPGRGDVFYRGGAVGYLYALDQETGTIAWNLSTVDDPVSIWGNPDVNSGGGAWYTPAVDTETGIVYWAIANPAPFAGTPEYPNGASRPGPNLYTNTMMALDHATGDMAWFTQVLPHDLFDHDLQIAPILTDANVSGKDQKVVLGAGKMGRVYAFNRDSGAILWIADVGRHENDQLAVLPPGNTTVYPGALGGVETPMAYANGTVYVPYVDLYTNWTPISSLSIGVENAPQAEIQPFTEGTGGLVAIEVDTGKILWDRKLDSINVGGATVVNDLVFTATFDGTIYAFDGMTGEQVWNFTAPAGINAWPAVANDTIVWPCGVGGTSQVIALRPGGMGNVTPTPTTTANVTPTTTMNVTPTPTVNVTPTAKANVTITSPEEGASVAVGNVTVSVNLTDFTLVEPTGQPNAPGEGHLHYYLDAVVPTNASAPAIPETGGYVVSTNTSYTWENVTPGAHNLSVQVVNNDHTPIIPLVFDTVNVTVGGNVTPTPTMNVTPIPTTTGNATAMVNLTAENIAFDTDTITVPAGANVTVNFNNKDSGIPHNFAVYDSSFRSERIFVGEIITGPATTNYTFTAPSEPGTYYFQCDVHPSMNGDFIVE; encoded by the coding sequence ATGCAAAGATTGTTGAGACTCCTTACTCTCACCCTGGTGATAGGGTGTGTAGTACTCTTCTCCGGGGCGGTCGCCCAGGTGGAGAACGCAGGCAACATGACCAACCAGACAACAGGACCACCGACGGCGGAGGGAGTCCCGCCGGAGATCATGCAGTATGCGGCTGACTGGCCGCTTCCCAACAAGGACTACGAAAATTCCAGGGCAACAACTGAAGCGTCAATCGACAAAGATAATGTCCGCGATCTATCGATCGCCTGGACGTTTAATATCACCGCCAACGGCACCTTCGGCGGCGCAAGCAGCAACCCCATCATCATGGGGGACACCGTATTCTTCCAGGACCTTTACGCCAACACCTACGCCCTAAACCTCGCCGATGGTTCGGTGAAGTGGGAGAAGATCTACAACAACACCACCGTGACCGGGCCGAACGGGCCTGCGGTCGGGTGGGGCAAAGTCTTCGTGGCGGGTGACCCGTTCTCTATCGCGGCGCTGAACGTATCGAGCGGCGAAGAACTCTGGTCGACGCAGCTCATCAACACCACGCCCCTGGCCGGGGAGGTCATCGGTGAGGGCATCGATATCCAGCCCACGGTCTACGACAACTTCGTTTACACCTCGACGGTGCCCGGCCGCGGCGATGTCTTCTACCGGGGCGGGGCTGTCGGGTACCTCTACGCCCTGGACCAGGAAACCGGAACGATCGCGTGGAACCTCAGCACGGTCGACGACCCGGTGAGCATCTGGGGCAACCCTGACGTCAACAGCGGCGGCGGGGCCTGGTACACTCCCGCTGTGGATACGGAGACCGGCATCGTCTACTGGGCCATAGCAAACCCGGCACCGTTCGCAGGGACCCCGGAGTACCCGAACGGCGCAAGCAGACCCGGCCCGAACCTCTACACCAACACCATGATGGCGCTCGACCATGCGACCGGGGATATGGCCTGGTTCACACAGGTGCTCCCGCACGACCTCTTTGACCATGACCTCCAGATTGCGCCGATCCTCACCGATGCCAACGTCAGCGGCAAGGACCAGAAAGTCGTGCTCGGTGCCGGGAAGATGGGCAGGGTCTACGCCTTCAACCGTGACTCCGGTGCTATTCTCTGGATCGCCGACGTGGGCAGGCACGAGAACGACCAGCTTGCGGTGCTGCCGCCCGGCAACACCACGGTCTACCCGGGAGCACTCGGAGGTGTCGAGACCCCGATGGCCTACGCCAACGGCACGGTCTATGTGCCCTACGTTGACCTTTACACCAACTGGACACCGATAAGTTCGCTCTCGATAGGTGTCGAGAACGCGCCCCAGGCAGAGATCCAGCCGTTCACCGAGGGGACGGGCGGACTTGTGGCTATCGAGGTCGATACCGGCAAGATCCTCTGGGACAGGAAACTTGATTCTATCAATGTGGGCGGCGCGACGGTCGTCAACGACCTGGTCTTCACGGCGACCTTCGACGGGACGATCTACGCCTTCGATGGGATGACCGGCGAGCAGGTCTGGAACTTCACCGCTCCTGCGGGTATCAACGCCTGGCCTGCGGTGGCAAACGACACCATCGTCTGGCCCTGCGGCGTTGGGGGCACGTCCCAGGTCATCGCCCTGCGGCCAGGGGGCATGGGGAACGTGACCCCAACACCGACAACGACAGCGAACGTGACACCCACCACGACGATGAATGTAACACCTACACCGACGGTGAATGTGACCCCGACTGCCAAAGCGAACGTTACGATCACGTCACCGGAGGAGGGGGCCAGCGTCGCTGTCGGGAACGTCACGGTGAGCGTGAACCTGACGGACTTCACGCTGGTCGAGCCGACCGGACAGCCGAACGCCCCGGGTGAAGGGCACCTGCACTACTACCTGGACGCCGTAGTGCCGACGAACGCGAGCGCGCCCGCCATCCCGGAGACCGGTGGGTATGTCGTCTCCACGAACACCTCCTACACCTGGGAGAACGTGACGCCGGGTGCGCACAACCTCTCAGTCCAGGTGGTCAACAACGACCACACGCCGATCATCCCACTTGTGTTTGACACGGTGAACGTGACGGTCGGCGGGAACGTCACGCCGACACCGACAATGAACGTCACACCAATCCCGACAACAACCGGAAACGCTACGGCGATGGTGAACCTCACCGCCGAGAACATTGCCTTCGATACGGACACCATCACGGTGCCCGCTGGGGCGAACGTGACGGTGAACTTCAACAACAAGGATTCCGGCATCCCCCACAACTTCGCGGTCTACGACAGTTCCTTCCGGTCGGAGCGGATCTTTGTGGGTGAGATCATCACCGGCCCGGCGACAACCAACTACACCTTCACGGCACCATCCGAACCCGGGACATACTACTTCCAGTGCGACGTCCACCCCTCCATGAACGGTGATTTCATCGTAGAGTGA
- a CDS encoding cupredoxin domain-containing protein: MTRLERLLILTLVIGCVTLFSGAVAQDGYGYGTTATPTANVTPTTEANVTITSPEEGAGVPAGNVTVSVNLTNFTLVEPTGQPNAPGEGHLHYYLDAVVPTNASAPAIPETGGYVVSTNTSYTWENVTAGAHNLSVQVVNNDHTPIIPLVFDTVNVTVGGNVTGNATVVNLTAENIAFDTDTITVPAGANVTVNFDNKDDGVPHNLAVYTDSSAAEKIFVGEIITGPATTNYTFTAPSEPGTYFFRCDVHPQQMTGDLIVE; the protein is encoded by the coding sequence ATGACGAGACTGGAAAGACTCCTGATCCTCACCCTGGTGATAGGGTGTGTAACCCTCTTCTCCGGGGCGGTCGCCCAGGATGGGTATGGGTACGGCACAACTGCGACGCCGACAGCGAATGTGACACCGACTACTGAAGCGAACGTTACGATCACGTCACCAGAGGAGGGTGCCGGCGTCCCCGCCGGGAACGTCACGGTGAGCGTGAACCTGACGAACTTCACGCTGGTCGAGCCTACGGGGCAGCCGAACGCACCCGGTGAAGGCCACCTGCACTACTACCTGGACGCCGTAGTGCCGACGAACGCGAGTGCTCCCGCCATCCCGGAGACCGGTGGGTATGTCGTCTCCACGAACACCTCCTACACTTGGGAGAACGTGACGGCGGGTGCGCACAACCTCTCGGTCCAGGTGGTCAACAACGACCACACGCCGATCATCCCACTTGTGTTTGACACGGTGAACGTGACGGTCGGCGGGAACGTGACCGGGAACGCGACGGTGGTGAACCTCACCGCCGAGAACATCGCCTTTGATACAGACACCATCACGGTGCCCGCGGGGGCGAACGTGACGGTGAACTTCGACAACAAGGATGACGGCGTCCCGCACAACCTTGCGGTCTACACCGACTCCTCTGCGGCTGAGAAGATCTTCGTGGGCGAGATCATCACCGGCCCGGCGACGACCAACTACACCTTCACAGCACCGTCCGAGCCCGGCACCTACTTCTTCCGCTGCGACGTCCACCCCCAACAGATGACCGGAGATCTCATCGTGGAGTGA
- a CDS encoding DUF488 domain-containing protein — protein sequence MIRTKRIYEEPSEDDGLRVLVDRLWPRGLSKAKAKIDRWEKDLAPTTELRRWFGHDPAMWEEFLQRYRAELEGKEEALARLRREANDGTVTLLYAAKDEEHNNAVALKRYIEEE from the coding sequence ATGATACGCACGAAAAGGATCTATGAAGAGCCCTCGGAGGACGACGGGCTCCGGGTACTCGTCGACCGGCTCTGGCCGCGAGGCCTCTCGAAGGCGAAGGCGAAGATCGACCGGTGGGAGAAGGACCTTGCGCCGACGACCGAATTGCGCCGATGGTTCGGGCACGACCCGGCAATGTGGGAAGAGTTCCTGCAACGCTACCGGGCCGAACTTGAGGGGAAGGAGGAGGCACTTGCCCGGCTCCGGCGTGAGGCAAACGACGGAACCGTCACGCTCCTCTACGCCGCCAAAGACGAGGAGCACAACAACGCCGTGGCGCTGAAGCGGTATATCGAGGAAGAGTAG
- the cooS gene encoding anaerobic carbon-monoxide dehydrogenase catalytic subunit: protein MTMESNRISYHDSVRTVYERLKKDGMSNVWDRYEAQGLGTDPDRRCAFCQAGARCDFCSNGPCRADASRNHRGVCGINADGMAMRMMLLRNVMGASNYHYHAAQAVRTLRATAEGKTPFSIAEPEKLRTFAGRLGIDAGGSDAEVALRLCDFVEEDFHRFTHEPSLIVERLAPPERKEVWKRLNLFPGGIYGETIVDTASTLTNVDGWFASHAMRAMRLGVAMAYQSQIVLEYIQDILYGIPRPHPMRVDLGVLDPDYVNILPNGHEPFLGFALIDLARTEEWQEKARAAGAKGLRVIANIETGQELIQRREMDEVFYGYTGNWIMQEAVLATGAVDVFAADMNCSLPLDPLYAEKYHFRLIPVSEVVVFEGGGERLDYVPEEAKEQAATLLQMGIENFRERHAKVEPIRGLPVREAVVGFAPESIVAALGGSLDPLLGAIKDGTIRGVVGLVSCTTLRDSGQDVHTVAVAESLIARDILVLGMGCGVAALQVAGLCSPEAREKAGPGLSGLCTALGVPPVLGFGTCTDTGRCADLLHSISEALGGVPLPDLPVAVAAPEYMEQKATIDALFALALGLYTYVNPVPTVIGAPDLVKLLTEDLPGITGGVLHVETDANAAVEGIVGHIEEKRAKLGI, encoded by the coding sequence ATGACCATGGAGAGCAACAGGATATCATACCACGACTCGGTCCGGACCGTCTACGAGCGGCTCAAGAAAGATGGCATGTCCAACGTCTGGGACCGCTACGAGGCCCAGGGTCTCGGGACCGACCCCGACCGGCGGTGCGCTTTCTGCCAGGCGGGGGCGCGGTGCGACTTCTGCTCAAACGGCCCCTGCCGGGCCGACGCGAGCCGGAACCATCGGGGGGTCTGTGGGATCAACGCCGACGGCATGGCGATGCGGATGATGCTGCTGCGCAACGTCATGGGAGCGTCGAACTACCACTACCACGCAGCGCAGGCGGTTCGGACCCTCCGGGCGACCGCCGAAGGGAAGACCCCGTTCTCCATCGCAGAGCCTGAGAAACTCAGGACGTTTGCGGGACGGCTCGGGATTGATGCGGGCGGGAGCGACGCCGAGGTAGCCCTCAGACTCTGCGACTTCGTGGAGGAGGACTTCCACCGGTTCACCCACGAGCCGAGCCTGATCGTGGAGCGGCTCGCTCCCCCGGAGCGAAAAGAGGTCTGGAAGAGGCTCAACCTCTTCCCGGGCGGGATCTACGGGGAGACGATCGTCGATACCGCCTCCACCCTCACGAACGTCGACGGCTGGTTCGCAAGCCACGCCATGCGGGCGATGCGTCTCGGTGTCGCGATGGCCTACCAGAGCCAGATCGTGCTTGAGTACATCCAGGACATCCTCTACGGCATCCCCCGCCCGCACCCCATGCGGGTCGACCTCGGGGTGCTCGACCCCGACTACGTCAACATCCTCCCGAACGGCCACGAACCCTTCCTCGGGTTCGCTCTCATCGACCTTGCCCGCACTGAGGAGTGGCAGGAGAAGGCGCGAGCGGCCGGGGCGAAGGGGCTCCGGGTCATCGCCAACATCGAGACCGGGCAGGAGCTGATCCAGCGCCGGGAGATGGACGAGGTCTTCTACGGCTACACGGGGAACTGGATCATGCAGGAGGCGGTGCTCGCCACCGGGGCGGTGGACGTCTTTGCGGCCGACATGAACTGTTCGCTCCCGCTCGACCCCCTCTACGCCGAGAAGTACCACTTCAGGCTGATCCCGGTCAGCGAGGTCGTGGTCTTTGAGGGTGGGGGCGAGCGGCTCGATTACGTCCCTGAGGAGGCGAAGGAGCAGGCGGCAACCCTCCTCCAGATGGGGATCGAGAACTTCAGGGAGCGGCACGCGAAGGTCGAGCCGATCCGGGGTCTTCCCGTGCGGGAGGCGGTGGTCGGGTTCGCCCCCGAGAGTATCGTCGCGGCGCTCGGGGGGAGCCTTGACCCACTGCTCGGTGCCATCAAGGACGGGACCATCAGGGGCGTTGTGGGGCTGGTCTCCTGCACCACCCTCCGCGACTCAGGGCAGGACGTCCATACCGTCGCGGTCGCGGAGAGCCTGATCGCCCGCGACATCCTGGTCCTCGGGATGGGCTGCGGCGTTGCGGCCCTCCAGGTCGCCGGGCTCTGCTCTCCGGAGGCGCGGGAGAAGGCCGGGCCGGGGCTTTCGGGGCTCTGCACGGCGCTTGGCGTGCCGCCGGTGCTCGGGTTCGGGACCTGCACCGACACCGGCCGGTGCGCCGACCTCCTCCACTCGATCTCAGAAGCCCTCGGCGGTGTCCCCCTCCCCGACCTCCCGGTCGCCGTCGCCGCACCGGAGTACATGGAGCAGAAGGCGACGATCGACGCCCTGTTTGCGCTCGCGCTCGGCCTCTACACCTACGTCAACCCGGTCCCTACGGTCATCGGCGCCCCGGACCTCGTCAAACTCCTCACCGAGGACCTCCCCGGCATCACCGGCGGGGTGCTCCACGTCGAGACGGACGCGAACGCGGCGGTGGAGGGGATCGTCGGGCACATCGAGGAGAAGCGGGCGAAACTTGGGATATGA